The sequence TATATAATTAATTCCTGTTTTTAAATGTAATACTTCATTCAAAGTAACTTCAGATCCAAATAAATTATATTTAGTTAATATTGAAATGAATTGATTGATACCTTCCTTATTTGTTCTATCTGATTTACCAATGTAAAAATGGTTTCCTACCATCATAACATCTCCACCATCTAAAGTTCCAGGTGATTTGATATATTCAATTTTATTTTTTGGATAAAATTGTTCAATAACATTAATAATATATTCAATTTCTTTATTTCTAGATAAAGCTCCTGGATTAGTTATAATGGCACATTCTTTAGTTAGAACAGCAATATCTTCTACAAAACATGAATCTGGAAATTCTTCTAAAGCTTCAAGTTCAATAACATTAACATCACATGATTTTAAAGCATTAATATATGCTAAATGTTGTTTTAAAGCTATTTCGTAA comes from Cetobacterium somerae ATCC BAA-474 and encodes:
- a CDS encoding dimethylarginine dimethylaminohydrolase family protein encodes the protein MFKNIIVRKPSKTICKGITSSPELGQPNYEIALKQHLAYINALKSCDVNVIELEALEEFPDSCFVEDIAVLTKECAIITNPGALSRNKEIEYIINVIEQFYPKNKIEYIKSPGTLDGGDVMMVGNHFYIGKSDRTNKEGINQFISILTKYNLFGSEVTLNEVLHLKTGINYIENNNILVSGEFIDKNEFKNFNKIIVQDNESYAANCIWINGTVIIPFGYPQVQKKIQNLGYKTITVDTSEFKKIDGGLSCLSLRF